The Aquamicrobium sp. DNA segment AATCGATCCGGGCCTCGGCGCGCAGCGCCTCGAGCACGGCTCCCGGCACCGGCGCGTCGAGATAGAGCAGCGCCAGCGCGTCGCCCCCGGCCTTGTCGCGGCCGAGCTGGAAGTTGGCGATGTTGACCCCGTGCGTGCCGCAGATCGTGCCGAGCAGGCCGATGATGCCGGGCACGTCCCTGTTGGTGGTGTAGAGCATGTGCTCCCCCACCTCGGCGTCGAGGTTGATGCCCTTGATCTGGATGAAGCGCGGCTTGCCGTCGGAGAAGACGGTGCCGGCGATCGCGCGGGTGCGCAGGGCCGTCTTGACGGTGAGCTTGATGTAGCCGTCGAACACGCCCGACTTGTCGCGCTTGATCTCGGACAGGATCACGCCGCGCTCCTTGGCCATGATCGGCGCCGAGACCATGTTGACGTCCGCGACCTGCGGCCGGATCAGGCCGGCGAGCGCCGCGCTGGTCAGCGCGCGGGTGTTCATCTCGGCGGTGGCGCCGTCGAACAGGATCTCGACCTCCTGGATCGGCTCCTCCGTCACCTGGCCGACGAAGGCGCCGAGCACCTCGGCCAGCTTGATGAACGGCTTGAGCCGCGGCGCTTCCTCGGCGGTGATCGAGGGCATGTTGATGGCGTTCGACACCGCGCCCTTGACCAGATAGTCGGCCATCTGCTCGGCAACCTGGAGCGCGACGTTCTCCTGCGCCTCGGTGGTGGCGGCGCCCAGATGCGGCGTGCAGACGACGTTCTCCATGCCGAAGAGCGGGCTGTCGGTGGCCGGCTCGACCTCGAACACGTCGATGCCGGCGCCCGCGACCTTGCCGCTCTTCAGCGCCTCGATCAGGTCGGCCTCGACGATCAGCCCGCCGCGCGCGCAGTTGATGATGCGCACGCCGTCCTTCATCTTCGCGAACGCGTCCTTGTTGACGATGCCGCGCGTCTTGTCG contains these protein-coding regions:
- the serA gene encoding phosphoglycerate dehydrogenase; this encodes MAPRVLVSDKLSPTAVQIFKDRGVEVDYLPDLGKDKEKLLEVIGQYDGLAIRSATKVTEKVIAAATKLRVIGRAGIGVDNVDIPAASRRGIIVMNTPFGNSITTAEHAIALMFAVARQLPEANASTHAGKWEKNRFMGVEITGKTLGVIGCGNIGSIVAARGIGLKMRVIAYDPFLSEGRAQELGVEKVELDDIFARADFITLHTPMTDKTRGIVNKDAFAKMKDGVRIINCARGGLIVEADLIEALKSGKVAGAGIDVFEVEPATDSPLFGMENVVCTPHLGAATTEAQENVALQVAEQMADYLVKGAVSNAINMPSITAEEAPRLKPFIKLAEVLGAFVGQVTEEPIQEVEILFDGATAEMNTRALTSAALAGLIRPQVADVNMVSAPIMAKERGVILSEIKRDKSGVFDGYIKLTVKTALRTRAIAGTVFSDGKPRFIQIKGINLDAEVGEHMLYTTNRDVPGIIGLLGTICGTHGVNIANFQLGRDKAGGDALALLYLDAPVPGAVLEALRAEARIDSAKPLHFDVAA